One segment of Manihot esculenta cultivar AM560-2 chromosome 4, M.esculenta_v8, whole genome shotgun sequence DNA contains the following:
- the LOC110613422 gene encoding DDB1- and CUL4-associated factor 8 isoform X3 has protein sequence MKKRARITPDKAVPNVWQREVGELSTRSFAHRLAASEDLVLRLEIYKKLEKHRGCVNTVSFNADGDVLVSGSDDRRVILWDWETGRIKLSFHSGHNNNVFQAKIMPYTDDRSIVTCAADGQVRRAQILEHTVETALLAKHQGRAHKLAIEPGSPHIFYTCGEDGLVQHFDLRTRRATELFTCQPIEDRKNYTPVVHLNAISIDPRNPNLFAVAGTDEYTRVYDVRMYKWDGSTEFGRPTDYFCPPHLIGDEQVGITGLSFSDQSELLVSYNDEFIYLFTRDMGLGLNPDLSSSVCSDASEMGPVDADGKPTPQVYKGHRNCETVKGVSFFGPGCEYVVSGSDCGRIFIWKKKGGELIRVMEADKHVVNCIEPHPHITGLASSGIETDIKIWTPKAFERATLPANIEKLKPKARGWMYHVASPEDLMLQLFSLPRLTSGAERNGESAASGRELLELILTFNANSDSDDGGDPSSPDQLFG, from the exons ATGAAAAAGAGAGCTAGAATCACTCCCGATAAGGCGGTGCCCAATGTTTGGCAACGGGAGGTTGGTGAGCTTTCCACTAGGAGTTTCGCTCACCGTCTCGCTGCTTCTGAG GATCTTGTACTGAGACTTGAAATATACAAGAAGCTAGAGAAGCACAGAGGTTGTGTAAATACCGTAAGCTTCAATGCTGATGGTGACGTTCTGGTGTCAGGTTCTGATGACAGGCGGGTCATACTCTGGGACTGGGAAACTGGCCGTATCAAGCTTTCTTTCCATTCTGGTCATAATAACAATGTTTTTCAAGCCAAAATAATGCCTTACACAGATGATCGAAGCATTGTTACTTGTGCTGCAGATGGTCAG GTTCGACGTGCTCAGATTCTGGAGCACACGGTGGAGACTGCATTGCTAGCAAAACACCAAGGGCGAGCTCATAAGTTGGCTATTGAGCCTGGGAGCCCTCATATATTTTATACTTGTGGCGAGGATGGATTGGTTCAACAT TTTGATCTGAGAACTAGGCGTGCGACAGAACTTTTCACTTGCCAACCAATTGAGGATAGGAAGAATTACACGCCAGTTGTCCATCTAAATGCAATTTCAATTGATCCACGAAACCCAAATCTCTTTGCAGTTGCGGGGACAGATGAGTATACTCGAGTATATGATGTCCGCATGTATAAGTGGGATGGGTCAACTGAATTTGGTCGACCTACAGATTACTTTTGTCCTCCGCATTTGATTGGTGATGAGCAAGTTGGAATAACAGGCTTATCATTCTCAGACCAGAGCGAGCTTCTAGTCTCATATAATGATGAGTTCATCTACCTTTTCACCCGTGACATGGGATTGGGTCTCAATCCAGACCTATCCTCTTCAGTTTGCAGCGATGCTAGTGAAATGGGGCCTGTGGATGCTGATGGAAAACCCACTCCCCAGGTATACAAAGGACATCGAAATTGTGAGACTGTGAAAGGGGTGAGCTTCTTTGGGCCTGGATGCGAGTACGTGGTGAGTGGGTCAGACTGTGGTAGAATATTCATTTGGAAGAAAAAGGGTGGGGAGCTCATTCGTGTCATGGAAGCAGATAAGCATGTTGTGAACTGCATTGAACCTCATCCTCATATCACTGGGCTTGCTAGTAGTGGAATTGAGACTGATATAAAGATATGGACTCCAAAAGCCTTTGAGAGGGCTACTTTGCCTGCAAACATTGAAAAG CTGAAACCGAAGGCTAGGGGCTGGATGTACCATGTGGCTTCACCAGAGGACCTGATGTTGCAACTATTTTCATTGCCAAGGCTGACAAGCGGCGCAGAGCGGAATGGAGAGAGCGCAGCTTCTGGTAGAGAACTTTTAGAGCTTATATTGACATTCAATGCCAACAGTGATTCAGATGATGGAGGGGATCCATCAAGTCCTGATCAGTTGTTTGGCTAG
- the LOC110613422 gene encoding DDB1- and CUL4-associated factor 8 isoform X1, with amino-acid sequence MKKRARITPDKAVPNVWQREVGELSTRSFAHRLAASEDLVLRLEIYKKLEKHRGCVNTVSFNADGDVLVSGSDDRRVILWDWETGRIKLSFHSGHNNNVFQAKIMPYTDDRSIVTCAADGQVRRAQILEHTVETALLAKHQGRAHKLAIEPGSPHIFYTCGEDGLVQHFDLRTRRATELFTCQPIEDRKNYTPVVHLNAISIDPRNPNLFAVAGTDEYTRVYDVRMYKWDGSTEFGRPTDYFCPPHLIGDEQVGITGLSFSDQSELLVSYNDEFIYLFTRDMGLGLNPDLSSSVCSDASEMGPVDADGKPTPQVYKGHRNCETVKGVSFFGPGCEYVVSGSDCGRIFIWKKKGGELIRVMEADKHVVNCIEPHPHITGLASSGIETDIKIWTPKAFERATLPANIEKMMMMAMTMMMMTMMTTMMMMMMAMMMMLMTVVVMLMMTLTMIIMMMIAMGILIILLTVMMMQMMILIYTFCVQLKPKARGWMYHVASPEDLMLQLFSLPRLTSGAERNGESAASGRELLELILTFNANSDSDDGGDPSSPDQLFG; translated from the exons ATGAAAAAGAGAGCTAGAATCACTCCCGATAAGGCGGTGCCCAATGTTTGGCAACGGGAGGTTGGTGAGCTTTCCACTAGGAGTTTCGCTCACCGTCTCGCTGCTTCTGAG GATCTTGTACTGAGACTTGAAATATACAAGAAGCTAGAGAAGCACAGAGGTTGTGTAAATACCGTAAGCTTCAATGCTGATGGTGACGTTCTGGTGTCAGGTTCTGATGACAGGCGGGTCATACTCTGGGACTGGGAAACTGGCCGTATCAAGCTTTCTTTCCATTCTGGTCATAATAACAATGTTTTTCAAGCCAAAATAATGCCTTACACAGATGATCGAAGCATTGTTACTTGTGCTGCAGATGGTCAG GTTCGACGTGCTCAGATTCTGGAGCACACGGTGGAGACTGCATTGCTAGCAAAACACCAAGGGCGAGCTCATAAGTTGGCTATTGAGCCTGGGAGCCCTCATATATTTTATACTTGTGGCGAGGATGGATTGGTTCAACAT TTTGATCTGAGAACTAGGCGTGCGACAGAACTTTTCACTTGCCAACCAATTGAGGATAGGAAGAATTACACGCCAGTTGTCCATCTAAATGCAATTTCAATTGATCCACGAAACCCAAATCTCTTTGCAGTTGCGGGGACAGATGAGTATACTCGAGTATATGATGTCCGCATGTATAAGTGGGATGGGTCAACTGAATTTGGTCGACCTACAGATTACTTTTGTCCTCCGCATTTGATTGGTGATGAGCAAGTTGGAATAACAGGCTTATCATTCTCAGACCAGAGCGAGCTTCTAGTCTCATATAATGATGAGTTCATCTACCTTTTCACCCGTGACATGGGATTGGGTCTCAATCCAGACCTATCCTCTTCAGTTTGCAGCGATGCTAGTGAAATGGGGCCTGTGGATGCTGATGGAAAACCCACTCCCCAGGTATACAAAGGACATCGAAATTGTGAGACTGTGAAAGGGGTGAGCTTCTTTGGGCCTGGATGCGAGTACGTGGTGAGTGGGTCAGACTGTGGTAGAATATTCATTTGGAAGAAAAAGGGTGGGGAGCTCATTCGTGTCATGGAAGCAGATAAGCATGTTGTGAACTGCATTGAACCTCATCCTCATATCACTGGGCTTGCTAGTAGTGGAATTGAGACTGATATAAAGATATGGACTCCAAAAGCCTTTGAGAGGGCTACTTTGCCTGCAAACATTGAAAAG atgatgatgatggcaatgacgatgatgatgatgacaaTGATGacgacgatgatgatgatgatgatggcaATGATGATGATGCTAATGACAGTGGTGGTGATGCTGATGATGACACTGACGATGATTATAATGATGATGATTGCGATGGGGATATTGATAATTTTGTTGACGGTTATGATGATGCAAATGATGATTCTGATTTACACTTTCTGTGTTCAGCTGAAACCGAAGGCTAGGGGCTGGATGTACCATGTGGCTTCACCAGAGGACCTGATGTTGCAACTATTTTCATTGCCAAGGCTGACAAGCGGCGCAGAGCGGAATGGAGAGAGCGCAGCTTCTGGTAGAGAACTTTTAGAGCTTATATTGACATTCAATGCCAACAGTGATTCAGATGATGGAGGGGATCCATCAAGTCCTGATCAGTTGTTTGGCTAG
- the LOC110613422 gene encoding DDB1- and CUL4-associated factor 8 isoform X2 yields the protein MKKRARITPDKAVPNVWQREVGELSTRSFAHRLAASEDLVLRLEIYKKLEKHRGCVNTVSFNADGDVLVSGSDDRRVILWDWETGRIKLSFHSGHNNNVFQAKIMPYTDDRSIVTCAADGQVRRAQILEHTVETALLAKHQGRAHKLAIEPGSPHIFYTCGEDGLVQHFDLRTRRATELFTCQPIEDRKNYTPVVHLNAISIDPRNPNLFAVAGTDEYTRVYDVRMYKWDGSTEFGRPTDYFCPPHLIGDEQVGITGLSFSDQSELLVSYNDEFIYLFTRDMGLGLNPDLSSSVCSDASEMGPVDADGKPTPQVYKGHRNCETVKGVSFFGPGCEYVVSGSDCGRIFIWKKKGGELIRVMEADKHVVNCIEPHPHITGLASSGIETDIKIWTPKAFERATLPANIEKVLRFDRIPWFGDEDDDNDDDYFSDDEDDDDGNDDDDDDNDDDDDDDDDGNDDDANDSGGDADDDTDDDYNDDDCDGDIDNFVDGYDDANDDSDLHFLCSAETEG from the exons ATGAAAAAGAGAGCTAGAATCACTCCCGATAAGGCGGTGCCCAATGTTTGGCAACGGGAGGTTGGTGAGCTTTCCACTAGGAGTTTCGCTCACCGTCTCGCTGCTTCTGAG GATCTTGTACTGAGACTTGAAATATACAAGAAGCTAGAGAAGCACAGAGGTTGTGTAAATACCGTAAGCTTCAATGCTGATGGTGACGTTCTGGTGTCAGGTTCTGATGACAGGCGGGTCATACTCTGGGACTGGGAAACTGGCCGTATCAAGCTTTCTTTCCATTCTGGTCATAATAACAATGTTTTTCAAGCCAAAATAATGCCTTACACAGATGATCGAAGCATTGTTACTTGTGCTGCAGATGGTCAG GTTCGACGTGCTCAGATTCTGGAGCACACGGTGGAGACTGCATTGCTAGCAAAACACCAAGGGCGAGCTCATAAGTTGGCTATTGAGCCTGGGAGCCCTCATATATTTTATACTTGTGGCGAGGATGGATTGGTTCAACAT TTTGATCTGAGAACTAGGCGTGCGACAGAACTTTTCACTTGCCAACCAATTGAGGATAGGAAGAATTACACGCCAGTTGTCCATCTAAATGCAATTTCAATTGATCCACGAAACCCAAATCTCTTTGCAGTTGCGGGGACAGATGAGTATACTCGAGTATATGATGTCCGCATGTATAAGTGGGATGGGTCAACTGAATTTGGTCGACCTACAGATTACTTTTGTCCTCCGCATTTGATTGGTGATGAGCAAGTTGGAATAACAGGCTTATCATTCTCAGACCAGAGCGAGCTTCTAGTCTCATATAATGATGAGTTCATCTACCTTTTCACCCGTGACATGGGATTGGGTCTCAATCCAGACCTATCCTCTTCAGTTTGCAGCGATGCTAGTGAAATGGGGCCTGTGGATGCTGATGGAAAACCCACTCCCCAGGTATACAAAGGACATCGAAATTGTGAGACTGTGAAAGGGGTGAGCTTCTTTGGGCCTGGATGCGAGTACGTGGTGAGTGGGTCAGACTGTGGTAGAATATTCATTTGGAAGAAAAAGGGTGGGGAGCTCATTCGTGTCATGGAAGCAGATAAGCATGTTGTGAACTGCATTGAACCTCATCCTCATATCACTGGGCTTGCTAGTAGTGGAATTGAGACTGATATAAAGATATGGACTCCAAAAGCCTTTGAGAGGGCTACTTTGCCTGCAAACATTGAAAAG GTTCTGAGGTTTGATCGCATTCCTTGGTTTGGTGATGAGGATGATGACAACGATGATGATTATTTCTCtgatgatgaagatgatgatgatggcaatgacgatgatgatgatgacaaTGATGacgacgatgatgatgatgatgatggcaATGATGATGATGCTAATGACAGTGGTGGTGATGCTGATGATGACACTGACGATGATTATAATGATGATGATTGCGATGGGGATATTGATAATTTTGTTGACGGTTATGATGATGCAAATGATGATTCTGATTTACACTTTCTGTGTTCAGCTGAAACCGAAGGCTAG